Proteins encoded in a region of the Hirundo rustica isolate bHirRus1 chromosome 10, bHirRus1.pri.v3, whole genome shotgun sequence genome:
- the WDFY1 gene encoding WD repeat and FYVE domain-containing protein 1 — MAAEIHSRPQSRRPVLLSKVEGHQDAVSAALLIPKEDGVITAGEDRTIRVWLKRDSGQYWPSIYHTMASPCSAMAYHHDSRRIFVGQDNGAIMEFHISEDFNKMNFVKTYPAHQNRVSAITFCLASEWLISTGHDKCISWMCTRSGSMLGRHYFTSWASCLQYDHETQHAFVGDYSGQITLLKLEQNTCSVITTLKGHEGSITSLWWDPVQRLLFSGASDHSIIMWDIGGRKGRTLLLQGHHDKVQAICYIQLTRQLVSCSADGGIAVWNMDISREEAPQWLESDSCQKCEQPFFWNIKQMWDTKTIGLRQHHCRKCGQAVCGKCSTKRSSYPIMGFEFQVRVCDSCFESIKDEDRTSLATFHEGKHNISHMSMDISRGLMVTCGSDRIVKIWDMTPVVGCSLATGFSSR, encoded by the exons ATGGCTGCCGAGATTCACTCGCGGCCGCAGAGCCGCCGGCCCGTCCTGCTCAGCAAGGTCGAGGGGCACCAGGACGCCGTGAGCGCCGCTCTCCTCATCCCCAAGGAGGACGGCGTCATCACGGCCGGCGAGGACAG GACAATCCGAGTATGGCTGAAGAGAGACAGTGGGCAGTACTGGCCCAGCATCTATCACACCATGGCGT CACCGTGTTCTGCCATGGCTTATCATCACGACAGCAGACGGATATTTGTTGGCCAGGATAATGGAGCTATCATG GAGTTTCATATTTCTGAGGACTTTAATAAGATGAACTTTGTGAAGACCTATCCAG cTCACCAGAATCGAGTGTCTGCTATTACTTTCTGCCTGGCCTCAGAGTGGCTTATCAGCACAGGTCATGACAAGTGTATCAGCTGGATGTGCACCAGGAGTGGGAGCATGCTGGGGAGACATTACTTCACCTCTTGGGCTTCATGTCTACA ATATGATCATGAAACTCAGCATGCATTTGTTGGTGATTATTCTGGACAGATCACTCTTCTGAAGCTTGAGCAGAATACCTGCTCAGTTATCACAACCCTCAAAGGGCATGAAG GGAGTATTACTTCCCTGTGGTGGGATCCTGTCCAACGGCTGCTCTTCTCAGGTGCCTCTGACCACAGCATTATCATGTGGGATATTGGTGGAAGGAAGGGGCGaactctgctgctccagggacatCA TGACAAGGTGCAGGCTATCTGCTACATCCAGCTGACACGGCAGCTGGTGTCTTGTTCAGCTGATGGGGGCATTGCTGTTTGGAACATGGATATCAGCCGAGAAGAG GCTCCTCAGTGGCTAGAAAGTGATTCCTGTCAGAAGTGTGAACAGCCTTTCTTCTGGAATATAAAGCAAATGTGGGACACAAAGACAATAGGGTTGAGACAG CATCATTGCAGAAAATGTGGGCAAGCAGTGTGTGGCAAATGCAGCACCAAACGGTCGAGCTACCCAATCATGGGATTTGAGTTCCAGGTCCGTGTCTGTGATTCCTGTTTTGAGTCGATCAAGGATGAAGA CCGTACTTCCTTGGCAACCTTTCATGAAGGAAAACACAACATTTCACACATGTCCATGGACATCTCCAGAGGGCTCATGGTGACCTGTGGGAGTGACCGGATTGTGAAG
- the SERPINE2 gene encoding glia-derived nexin isoform X3, with protein sequence MSWHFSLLFVLGTLMSVCSQFSFYPLEELSSDVGIQVFNQIVKAKPQDNVVVSPHGIASVLGVLQLGADGKTKKQLTTMMRYSVNGVGKALKKINRLIVSKKNKDIVTIANAVFAKSGFKMEVPFVTRNKEVFQCSVKSVDFEDPNAACDSINQWVKNETRGMIDQVVAPDDIEGSLTRLVLVNAVYFKGLWKSRFRPENTKKRPFYGADGKTYQVPMLSQLSIFRCGTTSTPNELWYNIIELPYHGEMISMLIALPTESTTPLSAIIPHISTKTIGSWMTTMVAKRVQVILPKFTAEAETDLKEPLQALGITDMFDQSKANFAKITRTEGLHVSNVLQKTKIEVSEDGTKASAATTAILIARSSPPWFIVDRPFVFFIRHNPTGTILFMGQINKP encoded by the exons ATGAGCTGGCACTTTTCACTCCTCTTTGTTCTTGGGACTTTAATGTCTGTATGTTCCCAGTTCAGTTTTTATCCTCTGGAAGAGCTTAGCTCTGATGTTGGAATCCAGGTCTTCAATCAAATAGTGAAAGCTAAGCCTCAGGACAATGTTGTTGTTTCTCCTCATGGGATTGCATCAGTCCTGGGGGTGTtgcagctgggagctgatggCAAGACCAAGAAGCAGCTGACGACTATGATGAGATACAGTGTAAATG GAGTTGGTAAAGCCTTAAAGAAGATAAACAGGCTGATAGTCTCAAAAAAGAATAAGGACATTGTAACAATTGCCAATGCAGTGTTTGCAAAGAGTGGCTTTAAAATGGAAGTGCCTTTTGTTACAAGGAACAAAGAGGTATTTCAGTGCAGTGTCAAGAGCGTGGACTTCGAGGACCCAAATGCAGCATGTGATTCCATCAACCAATGggtgaaaaatgaaacaaggg gGATGATTGATCAGGTTGTAGCTCCAGATGATATTGAAGGCAGTTTGACCAGACTGGTTTTAGTCAATGCTGTGTATTTCAAGGGCTTATGGAAATCAAGATTTCGTCCTGAAAATACAAAGAAGCGCCCATTTTACGGAGCTGATGGGAAGACCTACCAAGTTCCTATGCTGTCCCAGTTGTCCATCTTCCGCTGTG GTACTACAAGTACCCCGAATGAGCTGTGGTACAACATCATTGAGCTGCCATACCATGGGGAAATGATCAGCATGTTGATTGCACTGCCCACTGAAAGCACAACACCGCTCTCTGCTATCATCCCCCACATCAGCACAAAAACAATAGGAAGCTGGATGACAACCATGGTAGCAAAAAGAGTGCAGGTTATTTTACCAAA ATtcacagcagaagcagaaacagACTTAAAGGAACCTCTGCAAGCACTTGGTATTACGGATATGTTTGACCAGTCAAAGGCAAACTTTGCAAAAATAACAa GAACAGAAGGTCTTCATGTATCTAATGTTctgcaaaagacaaaaattgaaGTTAGTGAAGATGGAACCAAAGCTTCTGCAGCAACAA CTGCAATTTTAATAGCCAGGTCATCCCCTCCTTGGTTCATAGTAGACAGaccatttgtatttttcatccGGCACAATCCTACAG GTACAATTTTGTTTATGGgacaaataaacaaaccttGA
- the SERPINE2 gene encoding glia-derived nexin isoform X1, producing the protein MSWHFSLLFVLGTLMSVCSQFSFYPLEELSSDVGIQVFNQIVKAKPQDNVVVSPHGIASVLGVLQLGADGKTKKQLTTMMRYSVNAAGSKEESQHHETSQLSPDHQQVLRGPPVVHRIQFENLCYGVGKALKKINRLIVSKKNKDIVTIANAVFAKSGFKMEVPFVTRNKEVFQCSVKSVDFEDPNAACDSINQWVKNETRGMIDQVVAPDDIEGSLTRLVLVNAVYFKGLWKSRFRPENTKKRPFYGADGKTYQVPMLSQLSIFRCGTTSTPNELWYNIIELPYHGEMISMLIALPTESTTPLSAIIPHISTKTIGSWMTTMVAKRVQVILPKFTAEAETDLKEPLQALGITDMFDQSKANFAKITRTEGLHVSNVLQKTKIEVSEDGTKASAATTAILIARSSPPWFIVDRPFVFFIRHNPTGTILFMGQINKP; encoded by the exons ATGAGCTGGCACTTTTCACTCCTCTTTGTTCTTGGGACTTTAATGTCTGTATGTTCCCAGTTCAGTTTTTATCCTCTGGAAGAGCTTAGCTCTGATGTTGGAATCCAGGTCTTCAATCAAATAGTGAAAGCTAAGCCTCAGGACAATGTTGTTGTTTCTCCTCATGGGATTGCATCAGTCCTGGGGGTGTtgcagctgggagctgatggCAAGACCAAGAAGCAGCTGACGACTATGATGAGATACAGTGTAAATG cagctggaagcaaagaGGAGAGCCAGCATCATGAGACCAGCCAGCTCTCCCCGGACCACCAGCAAGTGCTCCGTGGACCACCAGTGGTCCACAGAATACAGTTTGAGAACCTCTGTTATG GAGTTGGTAAAGCCTTAAAGAAGATAAACAGGCTGATAGTCTCAAAAAAGAATAAGGACATTGTAACAATTGCCAATGCAGTGTTTGCAAAGAGTGGCTTTAAAATGGAAGTGCCTTTTGTTACAAGGAACAAAGAGGTATTTCAGTGCAGTGTCAAGAGCGTGGACTTCGAGGACCCAAATGCAGCATGTGATTCCATCAACCAATGggtgaaaaatgaaacaaggg gGATGATTGATCAGGTTGTAGCTCCAGATGATATTGAAGGCAGTTTGACCAGACTGGTTTTAGTCAATGCTGTGTATTTCAAGGGCTTATGGAAATCAAGATTTCGTCCTGAAAATACAAAGAAGCGCCCATTTTACGGAGCTGATGGGAAGACCTACCAAGTTCCTATGCTGTCCCAGTTGTCCATCTTCCGCTGTG GTACTACAAGTACCCCGAATGAGCTGTGGTACAACATCATTGAGCTGCCATACCATGGGGAAATGATCAGCATGTTGATTGCACTGCCCACTGAAAGCACAACACCGCTCTCTGCTATCATCCCCCACATCAGCACAAAAACAATAGGAAGCTGGATGACAACCATGGTAGCAAAAAGAGTGCAGGTTATTTTACCAAA ATtcacagcagaagcagaaacagACTTAAAGGAACCTCTGCAAGCACTTGGTATTACGGATATGTTTGACCAGTCAAAGGCAAACTTTGCAAAAATAACAa GAACAGAAGGTCTTCATGTATCTAATGTTctgcaaaagacaaaaattgaaGTTAGTGAAGATGGAACCAAAGCTTCTGCAGCAACAA CTGCAATTTTAATAGCCAGGTCATCCCCTCCTTGGTTCATAGTAGACAGaccatttgtatttttcatccGGCACAATCCTACAG GTACAATTTTGTTTATGGgacaaataaacaaaccttGA
- the SERPINE2 gene encoding glia-derived nexin isoform X2 yields the protein MSWHFSLLFVLGTLMSVCSQFSFYPLEELSSDVGIQVFNQIVKAKPQDNVVVSPHGIASVLGVLQLGADGKTKKQLTTMMRYSVNAGSKEESQHHETSQLSPDHQQVLRGPPVVHRIQFENLCYGVGKALKKINRLIVSKKNKDIVTIANAVFAKSGFKMEVPFVTRNKEVFQCSVKSVDFEDPNAACDSINQWVKNETRGMIDQVVAPDDIEGSLTRLVLVNAVYFKGLWKSRFRPENTKKRPFYGADGKTYQVPMLSQLSIFRCGTTSTPNELWYNIIELPYHGEMISMLIALPTESTTPLSAIIPHISTKTIGSWMTTMVAKRVQVILPKFTAEAETDLKEPLQALGITDMFDQSKANFAKITRTEGLHVSNVLQKTKIEVSEDGTKASAATTAILIARSSPPWFIVDRPFVFFIRHNPTGTILFMGQINKP from the exons ATGAGCTGGCACTTTTCACTCCTCTTTGTTCTTGGGACTTTAATGTCTGTATGTTCCCAGTTCAGTTTTTATCCTCTGGAAGAGCTTAGCTCTGATGTTGGAATCCAGGTCTTCAATCAAATAGTGAAAGCTAAGCCTCAGGACAATGTTGTTGTTTCTCCTCATGGGATTGCATCAGTCCTGGGGGTGTtgcagctgggagctgatggCAAGACCAAGAAGCAGCTGACGACTATGATGAGATACAGTGTAAATG ctggaagcaaagaGGAGAGCCAGCATCATGAGACCAGCCAGCTCTCCCCGGACCACCAGCAAGTGCTCCGTGGACCACCAGTGGTCCACAGAATACAGTTTGAGAACCTCTGTTATG GAGTTGGTAAAGCCTTAAAGAAGATAAACAGGCTGATAGTCTCAAAAAAGAATAAGGACATTGTAACAATTGCCAATGCAGTGTTTGCAAAGAGTGGCTTTAAAATGGAAGTGCCTTTTGTTACAAGGAACAAAGAGGTATTTCAGTGCAGTGTCAAGAGCGTGGACTTCGAGGACCCAAATGCAGCATGTGATTCCATCAACCAATGggtgaaaaatgaaacaaggg gGATGATTGATCAGGTTGTAGCTCCAGATGATATTGAAGGCAGTTTGACCAGACTGGTTTTAGTCAATGCTGTGTATTTCAAGGGCTTATGGAAATCAAGATTTCGTCCTGAAAATACAAAGAAGCGCCCATTTTACGGAGCTGATGGGAAGACCTACCAAGTTCCTATGCTGTCCCAGTTGTCCATCTTCCGCTGTG GTACTACAAGTACCCCGAATGAGCTGTGGTACAACATCATTGAGCTGCCATACCATGGGGAAATGATCAGCATGTTGATTGCACTGCCCACTGAAAGCACAACACCGCTCTCTGCTATCATCCCCCACATCAGCACAAAAACAATAGGAAGCTGGATGACAACCATGGTAGCAAAAAGAGTGCAGGTTATTTTACCAAA ATtcacagcagaagcagaaacagACTTAAAGGAACCTCTGCAAGCACTTGGTATTACGGATATGTTTGACCAGTCAAAGGCAAACTTTGCAAAAATAACAa GAACAGAAGGTCTTCATGTATCTAATGTTctgcaaaagacaaaaattgaaGTTAGTGAAGATGGAACCAAAGCTTCTGCAGCAACAA CTGCAATTTTAATAGCCAGGTCATCCCCTCCTTGGTTCATAGTAGACAGaccatttgtatttttcatccGGCACAATCCTACAG GTACAATTTTGTTTATGGgacaaataaacaaaccttGA